One region of Bacillus pumilus genomic DNA includes:
- the trxA gene encoding thioredoxin encodes MAIVKATDATFSQETAEGVVIADFWAPWCGPCKMIAPVLEELDQEMGDKMKIVKIDVDDNQETAGKYGVMSIPTLLVLKDGEVVETSVGFKPKEALAELVNKHL; translated from the coding sequence ATGGCAATCGTAAAAGCTACTGACGCAACATTTTCACAAGAAACTGCAGAAGGTGTTGTTATTGCGGACTTTTGGGCACCATGGTGCGGACCTTGTAAAATGATTGCTCCAGTTCTTGAAGAACTTGATCAAGAAATGGGCGATAAAATGAAAATTGTAAAAATTGATGTAGACGATAACCAAGAAACTGCTGGTAAATACGGCGTGATGAGTATCCCAACACTTCTTGTTTTAAAAGACGGTGAAGTGGTAGAAACTTCTGTTGGTTTCAAACCAAAAGAAGCACTTGCTGAGCTTGTTAACAAACATCTATAA
- a CDS encoding alpha-N-arabinofuranosidase — protein MKGTVKVNDVIGRISKHIYGHFQEHLGRGIYDGIWVGKDSEIDHIEGIRTDVLKALQALHIPVLRWPGGCFADEYHWANGVGDLSERKPMVNTHWGGTVESNAFGTHEFMKLCELLECEPYICGNVGSGTVQELADWVEYITFPKGTPMSDWRIQNGKQEPWDLTYVGVGNESWGCGGNMTPEYYADLYKRYQTYVREFAGQSIYKIACGANSNDVNWTKVLMERAAPWIDGLSLHYYTVPGTWEKKGSATEFDEDEWFITLKKAYEMERLVVDHGEIMDRYDPDKRIGMIIDEWGTWYDPEPGTNPGFLYQQNTLRDALVCALHFHIFHRHCQRIHMANIAQTVNVLQAMVLTEDEKMLLTPTYHVFHMFQVHKEEEALEVEFVSTFYERSGEKIPQVSVSASRSSDKMHISFCHLNPHEQNEVSLAIEGVDAETKVTGRVLTANRMNAHNTFDDPHAVQPAEFQQFAVKPGELSIELPPMSVVMVTIDLA, from the coding sequence GTGAAGGGGACAGTAAAAGTGAATGACGTGATCGGACGTATTTCTAAACACATCTATGGACATTTTCAAGAGCATTTAGGAAGAGGGATTTATGATGGGATTTGGGTCGGAAAAGATTCAGAGATCGATCATATTGAGGGGATTCGTACGGATGTGCTAAAAGCCCTTCAAGCATTACATATTCCGGTGCTTAGGTGGCCGGGCGGCTGCTTTGCAGACGAGTATCATTGGGCAAATGGTGTAGGTGATCTCAGCGAACGAAAGCCGATGGTGAACACTCATTGGGGTGGTACGGTTGAATCCAATGCATTTGGTACACATGAGTTTATGAAATTGTGTGAGCTGCTTGAATGTGAGCCTTATATTTGCGGAAATGTGGGAAGTGGGACTGTTCAAGAATTAGCAGACTGGGTCGAGTACATCACCTTTCCAAAGGGAACACCTATGTCTGATTGGCGCATTCAAAATGGAAAACAAGAACCTTGGGATTTGACCTATGTTGGTGTAGGAAACGAAAGCTGGGGCTGTGGCGGGAATATGACGCCTGAATACTATGCCGATTTATATAAACGATATCAAACGTATGTGAGAGAGTTTGCAGGTCAATCCATATACAAAATTGCGTGCGGAGCCAATTCAAATGATGTGAATTGGACAAAAGTATTAATGGAGCGCGCCGCACCTTGGATAGATGGACTCAGTTTGCATTACTACACTGTACCTGGTACGTGGGAGAAGAAAGGGTCAGCGACTGAATTTGATGAAGATGAATGGTTTATTACGTTGAAAAAAGCCTATGAGATGGAACGGCTTGTCGTGGATCATGGAGAGATCATGGATCGTTATGACCCAGACAAGCGAATCGGGATGATCATTGATGAATGGGGGACATGGTATGACCCAGAACCAGGAACAAATCCAGGGTTTTTGTATCAGCAAAACACACTAAGAGACGCACTTGTTTGTGCCCTTCATTTTCATATCTTTCATCGTCATTGCCAGCGGATTCATATGGCGAATATTGCCCAGACGGTCAATGTTCTGCAAGCAATGGTGTTAACGGAAGACGAAAAGATGCTTCTGACGCCTACGTATCATGTGTTTCACATGTTTCAAGTGCATAAAGAGGAAGAAGCACTTGAAGTGGAGTTCGTGTCAACGTTTTATGAACGCAGTGGAGAAAAAATACCTCAGGTTAGTGTGTCAGCTTCGCGTTCGTCAGATAAGATGCATATTAGCTTCTGTCACCTGAATCCGCATGAACAAAACGAAGTATCCCTTGCCATTGAAGGTGTGGATGCAGAAACGAAAGTCACGGGCCGCGTGCTGACAGCAAACCGCATGAATGCGCACAACACATTTGATGATCCTCATGCTGTCCAGCCAGCAGAGTTTCAGCAATTTGCTGTAAAACCCGGTGAGTTGAGCATAGAGCTGCCGCCAATGTCTGTGGTGATGGTTACGATTGATCTCGCTTGA
- a CDS encoding electron transfer flavoprotein subunit alpha/FixB family protein codes for MSKKVVVLGESRDGKLRNVTFEAIAAAHQVADGGEVIGVLIGDDVKDQANELLYYGADHVMIVEHPHLSYYTSDGFAQALQAILDQVDPDAVLFGHTSIGKDLSPKIAARLQTGLISDAIDVSVTGEHLVFTRPIYSGKAFEKVISTDRLLLATIRPNNVAPLERDASRSGDITPVSVDIQNLRTIVKEVIKKTSEGVDLSEAKVIVAGGRGVKSKEGFEPLNELAETLGAAVGASRGACDADYCDYALQIGQTGKVVTPDLYIACGISGAIQHLAGMSNSKVIVAINKDPEAEIFKIADYGIVGDLFEVVPLLNEELKKMNIHS; via the coding sequence ATGAGTAAAAAAGTTGTTGTACTTGGAGAAAGTCGTGACGGTAAATTAAGAAATGTGACATTTGAAGCGATTGCTGCCGCTCATCAAGTGGCAGATGGCGGTGAAGTCATTGGCGTGTTAATAGGGGATGACGTCAAAGACCAAGCGAATGAACTGCTATACTATGGAGCGGATCATGTCATGATTGTGGAGCATCCGCACCTTTCATATTATACGTCAGATGGTTTTGCGCAGGCACTTCAAGCCATATTAGATCAGGTTGACCCAGATGCCGTCCTCTTTGGCCATACGTCTATCGGAAAAGACTTGTCGCCGAAAATAGCTGCACGCTTGCAGACTGGTTTAATTTCAGATGCGATTGATGTAAGCGTTACCGGAGAACATCTTGTTTTCACAAGACCGATTTACTCTGGAAAAGCCTTCGAAAAAGTGATTTCAACAGATCGTCTGCTTTTGGCCACCATACGCCCGAACAACGTGGCACCTCTTGAGCGGGATGCCTCACGCAGCGGAGACATTACACCGGTTTCTGTCGATATTCAGAACCTGCGAACGATCGTGAAGGAAGTCATTAAAAAAACGTCAGAAGGTGTAGATTTATCTGAAGCAAAAGTTATCGTCGCCGGGGGACGCGGGGTCAAGAGTAAGGAAGGGTTTGAACCGCTGAATGAACTCGCTGAGACGCTGGGCGCAGCAGTCGGTGCCTCGCGTGGTGCCTGTGACGCAGACTACTGTGATTATGCCCTGCAAATTGGGCAAACAGGCAAGGTCGTCACACCTGATCTCTATATTGCGTGCGGGATATCAGGAGCGATTCAGCATTTAGCCGGGATGTCTAACAGTAAAGTCATTGTGGCGATTAACAAAGACCCAGAAGCTGAGATCTTCAAAATTGCCGATTACGGAATCGTCGGTGACTTGTTTGAAGTGGTACCGCTTTTGAATGAAGAGTTAAAAAAGATGAATATCCACTCGTAA
- a CDS encoding electron transfer flavoprotein subunit beta/FixA family protein gives MNIFVLMKRTFDTEEKISIQSGAIQEDGAEFIINPYDEYAIEEAIQLRDEHVGEVTVVTVGSEDAEKQLRTALAMGCDQAVLLNVEDDLEEWDQYSASTILYHYLKDKEASLILAGNVAIDGGSGQVAPRLAELLGFSYVTTITSIQIDGGSASIERDAEGDVEVISAELPLVVTAQQGLNEPRYPSLPGIMKAKKKPLEELELDDLDLDEDDVPYKIKTIERFLPEKKEGGKVLSGELQDQVKELTDLLRNEAKVI, from the coding sequence ATGAATATATTTGTTTTGATGAAGCGTACGTTTGACACGGAAGAGAAGATTTCCATTCAGTCTGGTGCAATTCAAGAAGATGGAGCAGAGTTCATTATTAATCCTTATGACGAGTACGCCATAGAAGAAGCCATCCAGCTTCGCGACGAGCACGTGGGAGAAGTGACCGTTGTGACAGTTGGCAGTGAGGATGCGGAAAAGCAACTGAGAACAGCGCTTGCTATGGGCTGCGATCAAGCCGTTTTATTAAATGTGGAAGACGACTTAGAAGAGTGGGATCAATATTCAGCTTCTACGATTCTTTACCATTATTTAAAAGACAAAGAGGCTTCCTTGATTTTAGCAGGGAATGTGGCGATTGACGGTGGCTCTGGACAGGTTGCCCCGCGTCTTGCTGAATTACTTGGGTTTTCATATGTCACAACGATTACAAGTATTCAAATTGACGGCGGCTCTGCTTCGATTGAACGAGATGCAGAAGGTGATGTGGAAGTCATTTCTGCTGAGCTCCCGCTTGTTGTCACTGCGCAGCAAGGTCTCAATGAGCCTCGCTATCCATCATTACCAGGCATTATGAAGGCAAAGAAAAAGCCTTTAGAAGAATTGGAACTGGATGATTTAGATCTGGATGAAGACGATGTGCCATATAAAATCAAAACAATTGAACGTTTCTTACCGGAGAAAAAAGAGGGTGGCAAGGTGCTGAGCGGTGAGCTTCAGGATCAAGTCAAAGAACTGACAGATTTATTAAGAAATGAAGCAAAGGTCATCTAA
- a CDS encoding enoyl-CoA hydratase encodes MEKILTLHHEGQTALITIQHPPANALSSQLLTELNDMFDQLEQNEEVRAIVIHGEGRFFSAGADIKEFTTLQEESDYSSLADRGQQVFERIEQCPKPVIASIHGAALGGGLELAMSCDIRIATKDAKLGLPELNLGIIPGFGGTQRLPRYVGSAKALEMMGTAEPITGEEAFACGLVSKLAETEEEALEAAKTLASKFATKSPKSLEYVLDLLNATKLYSYDGGMKLEAKKFGEIFQSNDAKEGIQAFIEKRKPNFKGE; translated from the coding sequence ATGGAAAAGATACTCACCTTACATCATGAAGGACAGACAGCACTTATCACGATTCAGCATCCACCAGCAAACGCCTTATCTTCTCAGCTACTCACCGAGCTTAATGACATGTTTGACCAGCTCGAACAAAATGAAGAAGTAAGAGCCATTGTGATCCACGGGGAAGGAAGATTTTTCTCAGCAGGTGCTGATATTAAGGAATTTACGACGTTACAGGAAGAATCTGACTATTCAAGCCTTGCAGACAGAGGGCAACAGGTCTTTGAACGGATTGAACAATGTCCAAAACCGGTCATTGCTTCAATTCACGGAGCGGCATTAGGCGGGGGCCTTGAGCTTGCCATGTCTTGTGATATCCGAATCGCCACAAAAGATGCGAAGCTTGGACTGCCGGAACTAAACCTAGGCATCATTCCAGGATTCGGCGGTACGCAGCGCCTGCCGCGCTATGTTGGTTCTGCTAAAGCGCTGGAAATGATGGGTACAGCTGAACCGATTACAGGTGAAGAAGCATTTGCCTGCGGACTTGTTTCAAAGTTGGCAGAAACAGAGGAAGAGGCGCTCGAAGCAGCCAAAACACTTGCGTCAAAATTTGCAACGAAAAGCCCAAAATCACTCGAGTATGTGCTGGATTTATTGAATGCGACAAAATTGTATTCATATGATGGCGGTATGAAGCTAGAAGCCAAAAAGTTCGGTGAGATTTTCCAATCGAATGACGCCAAAGAAGGCATCCAAGCCTTTATCGAAAAGCGCAAACCGAATTTTAAAGGGGAATAA
- a CDS encoding TetR/AcrR family transcriptional regulator, with protein sequence MKQKRPKYMQIIDAAVVVIAENGYHQSQVSKIAKQAGVADGTIYLYFKNKEDILISLFKEKMGQFIERMETDIQKKPSAKEKLLLLIEEHFRMLAQNHHLALVTQLELRQSNLELRQKINEVLKGYLNMLESILAEGKKTGEFRQNLDVRLARQMVFGTIDETATTWVMNDQKYDLPALAENVRDLLLNGIHQS encoded by the coding sequence AGCAGTTGTGGTGATTGCAGAGAACGGCTATCACCAATCACAAGTTTCAAAAATTGCGAAACAAGCAGGGGTAGCAGACGGAACCATTTATCTTTATTTCAAAAATAAAGAGGATATTTTGATCTCATTGTTCAAAGAAAAAATGGGACAATTCATCGAACGAATGGAAACAGATATTCAAAAGAAACCGTCGGCGAAAGAAAAGCTTCTACTGCTTATTGAGGAGCATTTTCGTATGCTTGCGCAAAATCATCATTTGGCTCTTGTGACACAGCTTGAACTCAGGCAGTCAAACCTTGAGCTGCGGCAAAAAATCAATGAGGTGCTGAAAGGGTATTTAAATATGCTCGAGTCGATATTAGCAGAAGGAAAGAAAACAGGAGAATTCAGACAAAATCTAGATGTCCGCTTAGCGAGACAAATGGTATTTGGGACCATTGATGAAACCGCTACAACATGGGTCATGAATGATCAAAAATATGATCTTCCTGCACTCGCAGAAAACGTACGTGATCTACTCTTAAACGGAATACATCAATCTTAA